AAGACAATTATTGTAAAGTCTGTGTCTGGTAGTTCATAGgtctctgtttctttggagacagaTATTGGAAAATTGTTGTGTTCCTTTGGTCGTGATATTCCCTTTTGGTTTTTCACGTTTCTTGTTGTCTTAAGTAGATTTCTCTGCATTTGTTGGAGCAGTCATCTCTTCCAGACTTTACAGACTGGTTTCAATAAGGAAAGAACTTCCCCTGTGTGGAGGTGTGAGGGAATTGGCTGAGTAAAACACAACAGCTCTGACTATTGTGACGGTGCAGCAGTGTTTGTGTAGCTCTATCAGCTGAGGTTGGCATTGATGAAGATTGAAGGGAACTTCAGTAGCCAATGATGTAGATATTTGAAGTGGTGACAAAAATTGTTGTGGTCTTTGGTGGCTATGGCTGCTAAAGTcctttctatctctttttctccCACTGGGGATATTGTGGCTGAGGGAATCCCTCTTGGCACTGGATCCAGCTTGAGAAACTGCTTGTGGTGATTTTGGCATAAATGTCTGACGAGGGGTACCCTAGTGGAAGCCATGGATCTGAAGCCATAAGTGCAGGTATGAATGGAGGTACTACGATCTGTGGTTTGGGATAGTAATGGCAGCAGTATCTAGGCCCAGGAATTCCAGTGCCCAAACTATAATGATATGCAAGGTGCAGGTGCTTTTGAAATAGCCAGGGACCTTGTGATGGAAGTATGGGTAAGTGCAGAGCTGCAGTGGCTCTGGGTTTGAGGTAGAAACTAGTTCTCTATGGTGGCTGATCTGGTACTCAGCACACAGTCACTCACAAAAACCATCTTGGTTCTAGGACCAGAGTTCATATACCTAgaatgtataattttctttttggagtcAGACACATAGTTTTTTGAATTGAAATATATGGGGACAAAGAGATGAGAGTGagattttataatattaacaACCATAAAGGTATCTTCatgaattttcattttggaagCTACAAGAAAAATGAGTGTAGATAGATATGGAAAGTCTGAATTACTGGTTTCTTAGAAGACACTGCATATGAGTGCTGACTTAGACATTAATATTGTAAAGAAGACAGAGAACTAAACATGAGCTCACAGTGAGTGCCAAATCATTTAAATCAATCATACGACAAAAATGTGACAGGTATTTTGAGGATTCACTTTATTTCAGTTACATCAAAAGCCATTGTACTACCTAGATAAATTACATATCTATCAAGCTCCTCTGTAGGACAAATGAGTCTTTCATTGGCAACTTTTATAACtcagtcaacattttaaaaatcaataatttattatttttggtactacattaaaaatattcttgactATCTGACTACCGTAATCTTATTGCATTTTACTTGCCTTCATCTCAGTGTATCTAATAACTCTATACTTAaaagaaacctttaaaaatataaaaaataattgtttctctgctactattattattattattttgagatggagtctcactctgtcacccaggctggagggcagtggcacaatctcagctcactgcagcctctgcctcagcctcctgagtagctgggattgcagggatgcaccaccacgcctggctaattttttgtatttttggtagaggcagggttttgccatgttggccagactggattcaaattcctgacctcaagtgatccacatgccttggcctcccaaaatgctgggattacaggtgtcagccaccatgcccggcctccgcTATTATATTTTTAACCTAAGTATCTTCTCTAGAATTCACAAAAGCTCTCCAGAGTTTTTTCATGGatatcttcatttctttgtttctcagaGTATAGATAATTGGATTCAAGATAGGAGTGATGATGGTGTAAAATACAGCAAGGAACTTATCTACAGAGTAGTTGCTGAAGGGCCAGATATAGATGAAGATGCACGGGCCAAAGAAGAGAATCACCACTGTGATGTGAGCAGTCAAAGTGGAACGGGCTTTCGATTGCCCAGTAGGAGAGTGGTTCTTAATGGTTATGAGGATCAGACTGTAGGAGATaagcaaaataatgaaacagCTCAGGGAGATTATGCCACTGTTGGCAACAATGACTATTTGTACAAGATACGTGTCTACACAGGCAAGCTTAGTAACTAAAGGGAGGTCACAAAAAATGCTGTCTACCACATTGGGACCACAAAAGGGCAAGTTCACAGCAAAGGGTATCTGAAGCCCTGAGTGAAGGAGACCCAAGAGCCATGAGGTCACTACAAGCAAAACACATACCTTCTTGTTCATGATGGTCATGTAGTGTAGGGGCTTACAAATGGCCACGTATCTGTCAAAAGCCATGGACACCAACAGTACCATTTCAACCCCACCcagtaagtgaaggagaaatatcTGAGTGAAACacccagcaaaagaaattatcttctGCTTTTTTAACAAGTTCAGAATCATCTTAGGGGTGGCAAAGGAAGCAAGGGTCATATCTACAAAAGAGAGATTACCAAGGAGAAAATACATGGGAGTATTCAGGTTAGGGGTTTTAAACACTGTGACTATAATAAGAAGGTTACCCAAAACTGTGACCACATAGATAACAGAGAAGAGGGCAAAGAGAAGAAACTCTATATCCTGGGAGCTGGTCAGTCCCAGCAAAATGAATTCTGACACTTGAGATTGATTTAATAGTTCCATGGACTCCATCATACAGCTCGCTCTTAGATAACctgtagagagaaagaaaagatcacTCATACCATGGAGTATGAGTGAAAAATAAAGAGCCATTTGAAAAACCAAACTTATGCATTCCTTTGGATCTTTCAATAAATTGACCTTGAAATTTAGTGTCAGTATCTATTAAGTCTAAAAAAGGAGACGTATAGTCTAAGCTGTCCACTTCCATCCAAGAGCAATAACCTGTTGATGCCACTGGTTTCCCGGAAGCAAACCACAAGCTCTGGAGTGTATAAGTGTATCTTCACAGGACAAAAGAGATAGAACCATCCTCAGGAAATCTGTGGTTTTCTGGGTTGAAAGACAGTTTAGTCTGAATTCCTTGGAGAACAAAGGGTTTCAGCACAGCCTCTACTCTTTCaaactcaaaattttaaatttgaatggaTATTGGAGTTGTTGTTTTCCCATAATGACCTTaagaaattctgtttttgttctgAATCATCCCCAGAGTTTTGAAGGGACTCTGACCCAGCAGATTTAAAGCTGCTTTAGATATGTGAGTTAGTGAGGTTTCAAGTAATGCAGACTGCTGTGTTTTTCCTCCTTATCTTCCACCAACCCATAAGTGGGCTTCTAGTCTTGTAACTCTCTTAGAAAGTCTTTTtggcaaatattattttttctgatgtgACTGCTAGTACTCATGGCCTCCTGTGTCTGAAacccatatttctaaataatttctataaGGTGAAAGGAGGCTGAGATTAAGCAACATGGATAAATGCTCTGGGTCTATGTGTCCCTGTCACATTCTAACAAGAGccacattttacagaggaagcaagaaagaCACTGTGAGCAAAAGTGACATACTTGTGACATCTAACATCTTGATTCTTGCTTCCAGTTCACATATCACACCccctttatttataaaattgtatacCTTGAGCAAACCAGGTTTAACAATTTATACATGAACCTAGTCTTCACTAGAACATCATTCACATTTATTTACATAACACTGATCTGGTAATGAGTGGCAACAGCCTCCATACTGGAGCGTTCAGACTGGGGAATATGACTGTAACTACTATATGGCTAAAATGAGTAGACCATTATGTTCCAATCTGGAAaataatattgtgtgtgtgtgtgagagagagagagagagagaaagagagagacagattaTGCAAAAACTTCTGATTAAGAAGCAGAATAATTAATTGCCCAAAAAAGAGAGGTCAGATTGAAAGTCATGTATTCTACGCTTCCATGTGCTAAGATGTGAGAAGAATCAGTAGGCTATTTGGAAAGAACATTCAAATGAAGATGGCAGACTGGGACTGACAACCACCTTTGTCTCCAACAGCTGTCTTATCTTtccctctgggtctcagtttcacGATTGGTAAAACCAGGTtgttgagttcaaatcctgagtTACTTCTCAGGCCCAATACTTCAGAGGCCTGTCATTAATGTCCTATTATCTTTTATGAATCTATTATTCTATCCCCATTGCAGGGTTTTATTATTTGTTAGCTAATTTGATTTTAACTTTGAATCAACTCAAATATAAATATCAGGTATAGCTGTGTGAAAAATAGTTGTCTAAAATTTGTCTGTGATAtatctttatctcttttcttacaatgtttttaaaaattgtgacatTGTCTTTGCTCTAGGGCCATATTACCCTATTTTGCTCCCTAGAGCTCATGTCACTTGGTCACTTGACTGTGCTGGTCCTCcccaaaattaatattaatatagttaaCGTTAACTTTAAGCCTAATATATTTATCTACTATGTATGCttcagaaagtttaaaatatatagaaccTTTGAGATCTTTCACTTCTCAGAATGTATCATGAGGATTATGAATGTGCTATAAAATCTTCATGGTAACAGTACTGTAGATACACAAAAGTTGAAACATTCCAAATGTTCTAAATTGAGGCTTACTTTCTTAAATGGATTATAGAAAATTATAGGATGTAATGTTTcgtatttaatgaaataatacttGAGAAAACTATTtaacaacatgaaaatatttgcatcattttaagttaaaaacagTATGAACCCATTTTGTAAACATTATATAAGcatatacatacaaaatttatacatttcttttttttttattttcctttaagttctagggtacatgtgcacaacatgcaggtttgttacatatgtatacatgtgccatgttggtgtgctgcacccattaactcgtcatttacattaggtatatctcctaatgctatccctcccccctttccccaccccacaacagtcctcggtgtgtgatgttccccttcctgtgtccaagtgttctcattgttcagttcccacctatgagtgagaacatgcagtgtatATTGCTTAAAATATTGGATAATGCCACAACTATGAACAAAGAGCTTATTTTTGCTATGGTGATGTGACTAGTCCCAAAAGAACTTCATGCTGAAAATATTCCTTCATAAAAATGCCAGGTCCTAAAAACACTTGTGCTCAGATACATATTTTTGGAGTAAGAGAGTGTTCAGAAGATGTCTGTAaacaaagaaagtgaaacagaaCAGGCAAGTTcgctttttattatttaatctagTTTAGTTCCAAATTGTTGCAGTCTTTCATAATTTGGGGAATAATATGCCCAAGGCTATGCAAGAAAGTGCTGTAAGCAGTCAGTGGTTTCGCTATAGTAATTATAAGATGAGGGCCTCAGAACTTCTTGTCTGAGCTTGACAGTGGCTTGTTTAAATAGATTAATTATAGGACAGTTTTATTAACCCTATTATATTCTAACTTTTGAAATCAAGtagtatttatttgtaaatatataagaTAACTTATAATTAGATATGATGCTTTATAATAGGAAAACATAGGCAAGACGATACTTAAAGATAGCTGTGATAGTGATGAGTGGGGGAAGCAGTTCTCACTAACAGTCAGGTGGCGTGATCCCCAGGACTCAACCATTCACTCACACTCTGtccttaggcaaattacttcaGTGAATGAGGACTTGGGAAAGCAAATCAGTGTGAGATCAAGAAATGGAGATAATGGGTGGGacattcattttaagaaatttcagGGTAAAGACACAGGCGTGATAACATAGCAGACAGAATGGAAACTGAATTAAGACTGATCTTCCTGGAATGGTGAAGatttaaatacatttcatattgatataaaatagtcaaaagatcttaaaaatgcaataaagGTCTTTTTAACAAATCATACTAGAAAAATTGGATATGCCCAACAATGGGTAAAAAATTAAGATCAACCTATACCTCAcaacctctacaaaaattaactccaaattgGATCATAAACCTAAATGCAATACGTAAAACTAAATTTCCTGGGAAAAGGACATGGGAAAAAATATGCATGAATTTGATTTAGGCAAATACTTTTTAGACACACCTCCAAAAACATGATCCgtggaaaaatataataaattgcaCACAAGATACAGAATAGGTCTgcatctttctttcattttcaccatGCCATCTGTGTGTGAGGGTAACATGAAGTCCCCACCTGCCTAACCTGAGACTaccaatattttaattaaagtgtTTGTAAAAAGAATGTATCCTTTGTAGAACAGCCATTTGTTTACAGTCattcacagaaacagagacagagctATGTTCTAGAACCAAGCTGCATCAACTCTGCACATTTTCAATTGTAGGATTTTACACTTGCTTGCTATAGTGCTTCTTTTACTTATGAACAAACAGATATTCACAAATGGGCTTAGAAACTTATATCTAGGGATCTCACTtgtttgaaaatacagaaaattctcTATCTGATATTTAAAAACTTCTATATTTTTCTCCTGTTTATATTTATGTTCACAAGAGCTATACAACTGGCTTCAGTCAAATTTCTATTCACAGCCTATTAATGGAGCAACACAAAGtataaaggaaatgaaggaagaccATTATGATCTAGTCACTCCAAGCAGGGTTGGCCCAAAGACAATGTTAGGCAATGAGAAGAAAACTGTACTCAAGGTTTTCTGTACCATTGTAGTCCAgtgatcattattttttatgttagaaACTCTTATAAGTATGTATGTTATATCACAGATATTCATAAATAATACAACTTAGACAAGTTgagtatttaaattaaaatagtgtATACAAAGCACATATTACAGCATCTAGCATATAGTTGGcacacaataaatgttagttattgcTACTATTCCTACTACTAACTGGCTAAAGTTCATATAGATAAAATCATGGGATTCAAATTCAGGACTTCATGACACCAAATTAAGAGTCTATAACCCTAGAGTAAGACTGAATTTTAGCATTGCCACTGCAAGTTTTTAAATAACTGTAATTGTTGATAATACAATTATTagaataaataggtaaatatgtataaaaaagaaaatgttggatcGAATTAATTGCACTATTATCACACTTagacattgatttatttttcatattttgttgcTATTTGAGTAGAACTGTCTGCTGCCCCGAGGCAAATTCTTGCATGACctaattaaaacataattttactttGGCATGGGATTGATATAATGCCATATTTCATTCCTCCTTATTCACAAGTTATGTTCTACTTTAAAACATAGTATGTTAGCCTTCACTATGACAAATTGTATCAATAGCTATGTCAAAGATAGACTTTAATACTGATCTGGCCTTAATGGTTTACCAGATTACTATTGGCAGCAATTGAGAACACTTGGATGCCTACAGCATTTTGCATAATAcaagtttaataatttttcatcattatttctcAGGATTCATATTTTCAGTCATGGTCTTAGAAATGTGCATACATTTGTATCTTAcctgaaataatttgaaattcagGGAAAAATCTGACAGGATATTGCCTCCCGATTTTTACCTAATTCTCACACCAGAACAACAAACTCACTTACTCCTGCCTGCCGGGTTTCACCTCGACAGCAGTACTGTAAACTTTATCTGAGGAAAAcatgtctctcaggttcaaggacTTGAGCTGGTGCTGTGGTCTTCTCTAAATTTAGGTCACTGACCACCACATTTACTTTAGTGGCTAGTCTGGGTACTGTGGCTTCACCTAACTAGTTTGTGTTATCTTAGAGCACCGGTGCTGGTTTCCAAATCTATCATCACCGTGTGACTCCGAACACCCGCTTTGTGCTGATTAGTAACAGGTGTGGAACCCTGACTCCATTCTGCTTACCTGCCTTTGGAATGTGTCTCGGTCCTCTGTTAACTGTGGGACAGAAATGAAAGTTTGCCAAAGCAGAGAGATTAATCGATGTATCCTTTCCTTGTTAAGGAGGAGTCTACTTCCCTGATCAAATGTCTTTCCTGGATAGCTGTGTGAGGCCAAGATATTGACTGTGCTTTCAGATTCTGGCCAATTTAGATGACCCTGGAGCTGCTTAAATCTTAATATTATATGCTCTAGcgagaaattaatatttaatttctgaaattcaCTGTCAGCTTTCATTCCTCAATTCCTTTTCTCACTGGGATTTCCCCTCCTCTCATCTCCCCAATAAAATATTATGTCTCTTTTTATGACACCTTACCTCCCACTGTTTTCCTTACTCCTCTGAATCAATGACAAGTTCCAGATTTCTTTGCCTGACTTTGACCTATCCAGCCCTTCAGGActccatttatttcatttgttctcCAAGCCGATTTACCATGAAGAGAAAGTGGATATTGAATTGCTCTTTCCACTGTAGGAAGGAACTGGATATGGCTGCTGAGCAAATCACACACCAAAAAGTAGCTAAGGCACATAGAATTGGAGGTGATTACGGATGGGTCATTGGAGTAAAGCTGAATCCTAATAATCTTCCAATGTCTGGGTTGTACGTGGGCTCTAACAGGTGTATAGGACAGttctctactttttttgtttagCACATACTTAATAGTTTCTTAACTCTTCTTTATTCATTTCAACCTTTTAGCAAGAACTCAAAGATAGCAGTTTTAGTTGTAGCAATTTCTTTGCTGGAAATTGTAGAAGCCTAATTAACGACAATAACACCAAAGCAAAACTCCAAATAGAGCTGATGACTGGGGATAAAAATGCTTACATGCTCTTAAATTAGCAGGGGTTTTTGAGATGTGATTATTGTAACGACTAATTTAGGAGCAGCCTAGTTCTCTCTACAAGAGCCTCTAGAAAGATATTTTTGGGAAATGTAAGTCCCTGCCAAGAAGAAACACatacagccaaatcatgaatccTCTTGCTTTTCTGACTCCTTCTGTTCACTGTTAATGTCCAAATCAATACATTCTCAGTGGAGCCTTTCCTAAGAAACTGACTCAATTGATGATTCTCTCCTCTGTACCCTCATAGTACTGCCCTTATAACCTATAATATAGTTATTTGTATATACCTCTGTCTTCCTCCCAAGTTTgtgaactattttattttgtcatcttAACACCTGGTAAATTTCCTAGCATATCCTTAAGGCTCAATGTCATTTTCTCAATGATAATAAATTCAGTCATTTATTGAAGTTCTGCTGTTTGCCGGACTCTGTACTATGAACTTcacatatatcatctcatttgGTCTTCGTAAGTCTGagtttaattttctatttggTACATTTTCCAGAATCTCTTGAGCATTTTTCTCAGTCCTGAGACTGCTTTTTCATGACTGATTATAACAAATTCATTTAACAATTGCTATCTTGTGTGAGCTGTGACAGGCAAATACATGGGATTTATAATGTTAGCAATGTCTTCTGCTTACCAGTTCAGAAGCAGTCAGGGCCAGGAGTTCTGAGAGGACAATATCGAATAGGGCATGCACCTTCTCAACTTAGAGTTCCATAGAAGAAACAGGTTACTAAAGTATGTAGACTCCAATCAGGGGAGTTCCTAATATAGTCTCTCTTAGAATTAGGTAGTGCCTAATAAGTGCTGGAAAACTCTGGGAATCCTCTATAGATGGTTCTAATGGGGATTCTGTCTGCTGAGGGAATAATGCTTCAGGGCCACAGAGTGTATTATGTAATCAATGATAGTTTAAATGTGACAGATGAAGTTAGTTTCACTAGGGTGATTGGAGAGATGTTGGAGTTAGTGTcctgctttcttctttattttatctcAGCTGGCTGTGGGACCATTTAATTTTGATTCCTCGTTGTAAAGTAATGAGATTAAGCTTAATGTAGGGGCACATGGGGAGAgaaggatgctgaggtgggcccTTAGGACTATCCTCTGGTAAGATAAATGCCACCTCTATCATTAGGTGATACAAAAGCAGTTGATGAGGTGGGTTAGAGTAAGGAGAGGAAGATATATGGATAAACCTATAGAAAGGTagaaagggcaagagagagatataaggcaagagagaatgaaccTTATGAAGAAAGGCATGTGTGGGTTTGGAGCTTAATTATGACATTGCAAGTATAAACCAAACCACTTCTCTGATGCTTCAAGCATTCATTAGTTTCATTCACTTGctcagtaattaatagcctatctcTTAAAGGAAACAACAGTTGAGCATACAGTATATGTGAGGCATTTGGCTAATTATAGGCATATAAATACAGGAACACACTTCTGGCCCCACCCAGAAGCTTAGAGATTAGTGATAATAAAAATAGCCAGTTCATAGATAGTATTCTGTATACTAGGCATGGGGTTAAACTTACAATATACTTCCTTTCTTATGTATTTACATAGAATG
The Theropithecus gelada isolate Dixy chromosome 7b, Tgel_1.0, whole genome shotgun sequence DNA segment above includes these coding regions:
- the LOC112629477 gene encoding olfactory receptor 4K17, producing the protein MALYFSLILHGMSDLFFLSTGYLRASCMMESMELLNQSQVSEFILLGLTSSQDIEFLLFALFSVIYVVTVLGNLLIIVTVFKTPNLNTPMYFLLGNLSFVDMTLASFATPKMILNLLKKQKIISFAGCFTQIFLLHLLGGVEMVLLVSMAFDRYVAICKPLHYMTIMNKKVCVLLVVTSWLLGLLHSGLQIPFAVNLPFCGPNVVDSIFCDLPLVTKLACVDTYLVQIVIVANSGIISLSCFIILLISYSLILITIKNHSPTGQSKARSTLTAHITVVILFFGPCIFIYIWPFSNYSVDKFLAVFYTIITPILNPIIYTLRNKEMKISMKKLWRAFVNSREDT